The following coding sequences are from one Saccopteryx bilineata isolate mSacBil1 chromosome 3, mSacBil1_pri_phased_curated, whole genome shotgun sequence window:
- the SERBP1 gene encoding SERPINE1 mRNA-binding protein 1 isoform X1 codes for MPGHLQEGFGCVVTNRFDQLFDDESDPFEVLKAAENKKKETGGGGVGGPGAKSAAQAAAQTNSSAAGKQLRKESQKDRKNPLPSNVGVADKKEEAQPPVALKKEGIRRVGRRPDQQLQGEGKIIDRRPERRPPRERRFEKPLEEKGEGGEFSVDRPIIDRPIRGRGGLGRGRGGRGRGMGRGDGFDSRGKREFDRHSGSDRSSFSHYSGLKHEDKRGGSGSHNWGTVKDELTESPKYIQKQISYNCSDLEQSNVTEETPEGEEHPVADTENKENEVEEVKEEGPKEMTLDEWKAIQNKDRAKVEFNIRKPNEGADGQWKKGFVLHKSKSEEAHAEDSVMDHHFRKPANDITSQLEINFGDLGRPGRGGRGGRGGRGRGGRPNRGSRTDKSSASAPDVDDPEAFPALA; via the exons ATGCCTGGGCATTTACAGGAAGGCTTCGGCTGCGTGGTCACCAACCGATTCGACCAGTTATTTGACGACGAATCGGACCCCTTCGAGGTGTTGAAGGCAGcagagaacaagaaaaaagaaaccggCGGGGGCGGCGTTGGGGGCCCCGGGGCCAAGAGCGCAGCTCAGGCCGCGGCCCAGACCAACTCCAGTGCGGCAGGCAAACAGCTGCGTAAAGAGTCCCAGAAAGATCGCAAGAACCCGCTGCCGTCTAACGTTGGCGTGGCTGACAAGAAAGAAGAGGCGCAGCCGCCTGTGGCGCTTAAGAAAGAAG GAATAAGACGTGTTGGAAGAAGACCTGATCAACAACTTCAGGGTGAAGGGAAAATAATTGATAGGAGACCAGAAAGGCGACCACCTCGTGAACGACGGTTTGAAAAGCCACTTGAAGAAAAGGGTGAAGGAGGAGAATTTTCAGTTGatag ACCGATTATTGACCGGCCTATCCGAGGCCGTGGTGGTCTTGGGAGAGGTCGAGGAGGCCGTGGACGTGGAATGGGCCGAGGAGATGGATTTGATTCTCGTGGCAAACGTGAATTTGATAGGCATAGTGGAAGTGATAGATC ttctttttcacaTTACAGTGGCCTGAAGCATGAGGACAAACGTGGAGGTAGCGGATCTCACAACTGGGGAACTGTCAAAGATGAATTAAC agAGTCCCCAAAATACATTCAGAAACAAATATCTTATAATTGCAGTGACTTGGAGCAGTCAAATGTGACTGAGGAAACACCTGAAGGTGAAGAACATCCAGTTGCAGACACTGAAAATAA GGAGAATGAAGTTGAAGAAGTAAAAGAAGAGGGTCCAAAAGAAATGACTTTGGATGAGTGGAAGGCTATTCAAAATAAGGATCGGGCAAAAGTAGAATTTAATATTCGAAAACCAAATGAAGGTGCTGATGGGCAGTGGAAGAAGGGATTTGTTCTTCATAAGTCAAAGAGTGAAGAG gCTCATGCTGAAGATTCGGTTATGGACCATCATTTCCGGAAGCCAGCAAATGATATAACGTCTCAACTGGAGATCAATTTTGGAGACCTTGGCCGCCCAGGACGTGGTGGCAGGGGAGGACGAGGTGGCCGTGGGCGCGGTGGACGTCCAAATCGTGGCAGCAGGACTGACaag tcaAGTGCTTCTGCTCCTGATGTAGATGACCCAGAGGCATTCCCAGCCCTGGCTTAA
- the SERBP1 gene encoding SERPINE1 mRNA-binding protein 1 isoform X4, translating to MPGHLQEGFGCVVTNRFDQLFDDESDPFEVLKAAENKKKETGGGGVGGPGAKSAAQAAAQTNSSAAGKQLRKESQKDRKNPLPSNVGVADKKEEAQPPVALKKEGIRRVGRRPDQQLQGEGKIIDRRPERRPPRERRFEKPLEEKGEGGEFSVDRPIIDRPIRGRGGLGRGRGGRGRGMGRGDGFDSRGKREFDRHSGSDRSGLKHEDKRGGSGSHNWGTVKDELTDLEQSNVTEETPEGEEHPVADTENKENEVEEVKEEGPKEMTLDEWKAIQNKDRAKVEFNIRKPNEGADGQWKKGFVLHKSKSEEAHAEDSVMDHHFRKPANDITSQLEINFGDLGRPGRGGRGGRGGRGRGGRPNRGSRTDKSSASAPDVDDPEAFPALA from the exons ATGCCTGGGCATTTACAGGAAGGCTTCGGCTGCGTGGTCACCAACCGATTCGACCAGTTATTTGACGACGAATCGGACCCCTTCGAGGTGTTGAAGGCAGcagagaacaagaaaaaagaaaccggCGGGGGCGGCGTTGGGGGCCCCGGGGCCAAGAGCGCAGCTCAGGCCGCGGCCCAGACCAACTCCAGTGCGGCAGGCAAACAGCTGCGTAAAGAGTCCCAGAAAGATCGCAAGAACCCGCTGCCGTCTAACGTTGGCGTGGCTGACAAGAAAGAAGAGGCGCAGCCGCCTGTGGCGCTTAAGAAAGAAG GAATAAGACGTGTTGGAAGAAGACCTGATCAACAACTTCAGGGTGAAGGGAAAATAATTGATAGGAGACCAGAAAGGCGACCACCTCGTGAACGACGGTTTGAAAAGCCACTTGAAGAAAAGGGTGAAGGAGGAGAATTTTCAGTTGatag ACCGATTATTGACCGGCCTATCCGAGGCCGTGGTGGTCTTGGGAGAGGTCGAGGAGGCCGTGGACGTGGAATGGGCCGAGGAGATGGATTTGATTCTCGTGGCAAACGTGAATTTGATAGGCATAGTGGAAGTGATAGATC TGGCCTGAAGCATGAGGACAAACGTGGAGGTAGCGGATCTCACAACTGGGGAACTGTCAAAGATGAATTAAC TGACTTGGAGCAGTCAAATGTGACTGAGGAAACACCTGAAGGTGAAGAACATCCAGTTGCAGACACTGAAAATAA GGAGAATGAAGTTGAAGAAGTAAAAGAAGAGGGTCCAAAAGAAATGACTTTGGATGAGTGGAAGGCTATTCAAAATAAGGATCGGGCAAAAGTAGAATTTAATATTCGAAAACCAAATGAAGGTGCTGATGGGCAGTGGAAGAAGGGATTTGTTCTTCATAAGTCAAAGAGTGAAGAG gCTCATGCTGAAGATTCGGTTATGGACCATCATTTCCGGAAGCCAGCAAATGATATAACGTCTCAACTGGAGATCAATTTTGGAGACCTTGGCCGCCCAGGACGTGGTGGCAGGGGAGGACGAGGTGGCCGTGGGCGCGGTGGACGTCCAAATCGTGGCAGCAGGACTGACaag tcaAGTGCTTCTGCTCCTGATGTAGATGACCCAGAGGCATTCCCAGCCCTGGCTTAA
- the SERBP1 gene encoding SERPINE1 mRNA-binding protein 1 isoform X3: protein MPGHLQEGFGCVVTNRFDQLFDDESDPFEVLKAAENKKKETGGGGVGGPGAKSAAQAAAQTNSSAAGKQLRKESQKDRKNPLPSNVGVADKKEEAQPPVALKKEGIRRVGRRPDQQLQGEGKIIDRRPERRPPRERRFEKPLEEKGEGGEFSVDRPIIDRPIRGRGGLGRGRGGRGRGMGRGDGFDSRGKREFDRHSGSDRSSFSHYSGLKHEDKRGGSGSHNWGTVKDELTDLEQSNVTEETPEGEEHPVADTENKENEVEEVKEEGPKEMTLDEWKAIQNKDRAKVEFNIRKPNEGADGQWKKGFVLHKSKSEEAHAEDSVMDHHFRKPANDITSQLEINFGDLGRPGRGGRGGRGGRGRGGRPNRGSRTDKSSASAPDVDDPEAFPALA from the exons ATGCCTGGGCATTTACAGGAAGGCTTCGGCTGCGTGGTCACCAACCGATTCGACCAGTTATTTGACGACGAATCGGACCCCTTCGAGGTGTTGAAGGCAGcagagaacaagaaaaaagaaaccggCGGGGGCGGCGTTGGGGGCCCCGGGGCCAAGAGCGCAGCTCAGGCCGCGGCCCAGACCAACTCCAGTGCGGCAGGCAAACAGCTGCGTAAAGAGTCCCAGAAAGATCGCAAGAACCCGCTGCCGTCTAACGTTGGCGTGGCTGACAAGAAAGAAGAGGCGCAGCCGCCTGTGGCGCTTAAGAAAGAAG GAATAAGACGTGTTGGAAGAAGACCTGATCAACAACTTCAGGGTGAAGGGAAAATAATTGATAGGAGACCAGAAAGGCGACCACCTCGTGAACGACGGTTTGAAAAGCCACTTGAAGAAAAGGGTGAAGGAGGAGAATTTTCAGTTGatag ACCGATTATTGACCGGCCTATCCGAGGCCGTGGTGGTCTTGGGAGAGGTCGAGGAGGCCGTGGACGTGGAATGGGCCGAGGAGATGGATTTGATTCTCGTGGCAAACGTGAATTTGATAGGCATAGTGGAAGTGATAGATC ttctttttcacaTTACAGTGGCCTGAAGCATGAGGACAAACGTGGAGGTAGCGGATCTCACAACTGGGGAACTGTCAAAGATGAATTAAC TGACTTGGAGCAGTCAAATGTGACTGAGGAAACACCTGAAGGTGAAGAACATCCAGTTGCAGACACTGAAAATAA GGAGAATGAAGTTGAAGAAGTAAAAGAAGAGGGTCCAAAAGAAATGACTTTGGATGAGTGGAAGGCTATTCAAAATAAGGATCGGGCAAAAGTAGAATTTAATATTCGAAAACCAAATGAAGGTGCTGATGGGCAGTGGAAGAAGGGATTTGTTCTTCATAAGTCAAAGAGTGAAGAG gCTCATGCTGAAGATTCGGTTATGGACCATCATTTCCGGAAGCCAGCAAATGATATAACGTCTCAACTGGAGATCAATTTTGGAGACCTTGGCCGCCCAGGACGTGGTGGCAGGGGAGGACGAGGTGGCCGTGGGCGCGGTGGACGTCCAAATCGTGGCAGCAGGACTGACaag tcaAGTGCTTCTGCTCCTGATGTAGATGACCCAGAGGCATTCCCAGCCCTGGCTTAA
- the SERBP1 gene encoding SERPINE1 mRNA-binding protein 1 isoform X2, whose protein sequence is MPGHLQEGFGCVVTNRFDQLFDDESDPFEVLKAAENKKKETGGGGVGGPGAKSAAQAAAQTNSSAAGKQLRKESQKDRKNPLPSNVGVADKKEEAQPPVALKKEGIRRVGRRPDQQLQGEGKIIDRRPERRPPRERRFEKPLEEKGEGGEFSVDRPIIDRPIRGRGGLGRGRGGRGRGMGRGDGFDSRGKREFDRHSGSDRSGLKHEDKRGGSGSHNWGTVKDELTESPKYIQKQISYNCSDLEQSNVTEETPEGEEHPVADTENKENEVEEVKEEGPKEMTLDEWKAIQNKDRAKVEFNIRKPNEGADGQWKKGFVLHKSKSEEAHAEDSVMDHHFRKPANDITSQLEINFGDLGRPGRGGRGGRGGRGRGGRPNRGSRTDKSSASAPDVDDPEAFPALA, encoded by the exons ATGCCTGGGCATTTACAGGAAGGCTTCGGCTGCGTGGTCACCAACCGATTCGACCAGTTATTTGACGACGAATCGGACCCCTTCGAGGTGTTGAAGGCAGcagagaacaagaaaaaagaaaccggCGGGGGCGGCGTTGGGGGCCCCGGGGCCAAGAGCGCAGCTCAGGCCGCGGCCCAGACCAACTCCAGTGCGGCAGGCAAACAGCTGCGTAAAGAGTCCCAGAAAGATCGCAAGAACCCGCTGCCGTCTAACGTTGGCGTGGCTGACAAGAAAGAAGAGGCGCAGCCGCCTGTGGCGCTTAAGAAAGAAG GAATAAGACGTGTTGGAAGAAGACCTGATCAACAACTTCAGGGTGAAGGGAAAATAATTGATAGGAGACCAGAAAGGCGACCACCTCGTGAACGACGGTTTGAAAAGCCACTTGAAGAAAAGGGTGAAGGAGGAGAATTTTCAGTTGatag ACCGATTATTGACCGGCCTATCCGAGGCCGTGGTGGTCTTGGGAGAGGTCGAGGAGGCCGTGGACGTGGAATGGGCCGAGGAGATGGATTTGATTCTCGTGGCAAACGTGAATTTGATAGGCATAGTGGAAGTGATAGATC TGGCCTGAAGCATGAGGACAAACGTGGAGGTAGCGGATCTCACAACTGGGGAACTGTCAAAGATGAATTAAC agAGTCCCCAAAATACATTCAGAAACAAATATCTTATAATTGCAGTGACTTGGAGCAGTCAAATGTGACTGAGGAAACACCTGAAGGTGAAGAACATCCAGTTGCAGACACTGAAAATAA GGAGAATGAAGTTGAAGAAGTAAAAGAAGAGGGTCCAAAAGAAATGACTTTGGATGAGTGGAAGGCTATTCAAAATAAGGATCGGGCAAAAGTAGAATTTAATATTCGAAAACCAAATGAAGGTGCTGATGGGCAGTGGAAGAAGGGATTTGTTCTTCATAAGTCAAAGAGTGAAGAG gCTCATGCTGAAGATTCGGTTATGGACCATCATTTCCGGAAGCCAGCAAATGATATAACGTCTCAACTGGAGATCAATTTTGGAGACCTTGGCCGCCCAGGACGTGGTGGCAGGGGAGGACGAGGTGGCCGTGGGCGCGGTGGACGTCCAAATCGTGGCAGCAGGACTGACaag tcaAGTGCTTCTGCTCCTGATGTAGATGACCCAGAGGCATTCCCAGCCCTGGCTTAA